One window of the Gordonia westfalica genome contains the following:
- a CDS encoding non-ribosomal peptide synthetase — translation MTVDLDAADISRGWGARPTTLHLIAYAASVAPQETAFDGKAGPVAFAALNATVSMTAGVLAAQGIDTEAAVGAAVTGQLAIAGLAPDEIAAATGRAIEHIRSVACDLAGTRDWGSLPGLFRSSAHRFADRTALTDLEGASLTYAELDARSDAVARGLRASGAGPETLVGVALPRNAELIIALLGVLKSGAAYLPLDRSHPLDRLGAIVDDAHPVVVLTDADTTHEWAELDAPLSTVADVVSRADDASGGFASLPEVIDPRHPAYVMYTSGSTGKPKGVVVTHGGVVTLLSAMGRQYEFSENEVWTMFQSYAFDVSVGEIWAALSFGGRLVVLDYLTTRSPADFVDVLEREQVTVVNLTPSAFYQLAGAVRPPANGILAQSIRYMIFAGEALDFEQVRRWHTDRRALDGNDGPQLNNMYGPTETTVYTTRRILTPEFVAATNASDIGTPIEGTRTYVLDSRLRKVPEGVPGDLYIAGDQLSRGYSGRFALNATRFVADPFGPEGSRMYQTGDVAVIRNGSLEFIGRSDSQVKLRGFRIELGEVEAALLAHAGVNAAAATIYEREGYTAQLVGYVVGAAADGGQIDGLDVKAAVAAKVPDYMVPDVIMVLDQLPLNVNGKLDRKALPKPVIEARAEYEPPADDTERALVEVFTAVLGLEDISVTESVFDVGGNSLVAAQIVGRACEVLNVDLNMRDLFEAPTVRGLAARVKDAAPGLDPITPADPRPDVIPLSFSQQRMWFINQFDPSLPTYNIPVLLKITGDLDVDALRAAVVDLIDRQDVLRTVFPATDGRPGQVVMPLAEAEAVLDWLVTDSSEAFESAVSAGFDVTEQLPVRVAVLRNGAEETVLGVVVHHIAADGESMRPLVADLLTAYTARVESRSPEFAPLAVQFADYALWQHRVLGGTADPASLVAGQLRFWTDRLADLPDVIDLPTDRERPRVATNRGDRIAFDVPAEVVDRVEEIARISGATPFMVAHAALAVLLSRLAATDDVAIATPIAGRTHAVVEPLIGMFVNTLVLRTGVDPDVSFLDFLDEVRAADLDAFANGDVPFETLVETLAPVRSEAFAPLAQVMLSFDPARSAHTLDATIGGLQFTEIEPPVIPAQYDLTVGLNSLDDGRWSGFVTFATDLFDPATAELIARRFVRVLDGLTSAPRMSVGDAPLFADDEATAVAALENGSPTTGSAGIAGLTSLADGLSRAVAEYGAQPALIHNGRIVTFAEFGARVWGLARELISVGVGPDVAVGVVIPRSVELLVAVHAVVAAGGQYVPVDPDAPADRVGYMLETAGVSVVLVADGLPVPSVVAGVDGVSVVSVVSVDASGSFDAGVSPVTDADRVAPLGVDDALYTLFTSGSTGRPKGVTVSHRSVLNRLAWMDAWYPVSGSDRVLQKTPVTFDVSVWELFWPLVSGVPLVIAEPGRHGDPEYLREVIVGNGVSVVHFVPSMLSAFVDVLGDRLVELASLRHVFASGEALAPSVADGLLSRLPGVGLHNLYGPTEAAVDVTAYSVQAGDVVVPIGSPVPNTVTRVLDSRLARVPVGVPGELYLGGVQVARGYAARPDLTAERFVADPFGGPGERLYRTGDLVRWNASGELEYLGRTDFQVKLRGQRLELGEVEAAVAAAPGVVHAAAVVASSAGGQQLVGYVAPADVDVDVVAGSVAAVLPGYMCPSVWVRLDVMPLTSSGKVDRRALPAPVFEAVEYVAPASDAEERVAAVFATLLDAERVSVTESFFDLGGNSLSAMRLVARVSDALGVQVGIRDVFDAPSVRELVAAVADRRPALPPVAPVDSRPARIPLSFAQQRMWFINQMEPDLATYNIPAVFTLSGEIDIDLLRTATADVVARHEILRTTFPAVDGLPYQQIDTPAAIAERLDWRVMTSADELAADMRRGFDVAHEWPLRARVLRTGDGQATLALVAHHIAFDGQSFGPLATDLFAAYEARSRGAAPEFAPLDIQFADYALWQRDVLGAPEDPNSVLGGQLAYWRDRLAGLPDVLELPADRARPLIASHRGDVLTFDIPADIGHRVDAIATRHGATRFMVLHAAFAVLLGRLTGTQDIAVGTPIGGRGQSELDAMVGMFVNTLVLRTEIDSASSFDAVLDRVRADDLDAFAHSEVPFESVVDAVNPVRSEAFSPLVQVILSVDPIGADVTATATVNGLTVAPVAITEAPAQVDLNLTVSTGSADQDWSGILTYATDLFDQGTVDEMSRWFLRLLDGMLSSQQTAVGDIRLLADEQDQALLARSVGPAASAADETIADLVRARVADSASSIALVTGDRTLTYEEFGLRVAAVARTLIAAGVGPDTAVGVVMRRSVGTVIAVHAIMAAGGQYVPIDPDTPADRARYMVETAGIGPVLVEKGHRPADVLDVLDGRSPIIELDADAPLPADATPLAASERLATLRLDDAAYTLFTSGSTGRPKGVTISHRAVANFVAWFDSLIPAGPQRLLFKTPHTFDASVLELFWPLTTGQTVVVADAEGHRDPNYLADLMAETGVTVAQFVPSLLSVFLDVVDRPDLLTGLQMLFSGGEALPPAVLRRFTERVPHARVVNLFGPTEAAVYTMSSALDEPADVVPIGRPMPNTTAYVLDDRLHPVPDGVAGELYLGGVQSARGYAARPDLTAERFVADPFGAPGARLYRTGDLVRRRRTGELDYLGRTDFQVKLRGQRLELGEVESAIADAPGVVHAAARVVAGPGGDQLVGYIAPATVDVEAVRVSLADSLAEYMRPTAWVLLDEMPLNSAGKVDRRALPEPELEAAEYVAPATEAEATLAEVFAGLLDVDQVSVTQSFFDLGGNSLSAMRLVARVSDALGVQVGIRDVFDAPSVRELVAAVADRAAALPPVTAVEWRPVRVPLSFAQQRMWFINQLDSSSGMYNIPLVLRVSGELDVVALRAAVGDVVARHETLRTTFPSADGEPFQFVHAVDEIDGRLDWRQVESVADVESAVASGFSLDRDWPVRARVWESEPGEHVVAVVMHHIASDGESLGPLVSDLVSAYLARSSGGSPTFAPLDVQYADFALWQREVLGSPDDPSAVVGRQLGYWTGQLAGLPDVLELPTDRPRPQVASGRGVRTAFEVPSGVSERVRKLADANGVTPFMVLHAALAVTLSRLSGTDDIAIGTPIAGRGQQGLDPLIGMFVNTLVLRTEVDGGVPSSSCSTMFIPLM, via the coding sequence GTGACCGTCGACCTTGACGCCGCTGACATCTCGCGTGGTTGGGGCGCTCGGCCGACCACCCTGCACCTGATCGCCTATGCCGCATCGGTCGCCCCACAGGAGACCGCATTCGACGGCAAGGCCGGCCCCGTCGCGTTCGCCGCGCTGAATGCGACGGTGTCGATGACCGCCGGCGTGCTCGCCGCGCAGGGCATCGACACCGAGGCCGCCGTCGGCGCCGCGGTCACCGGTCAGCTGGCGATCGCAGGTCTGGCGCCCGACGAGATCGCGGCGGCCACGGGCCGGGCCATCGAACACATCCGGTCGGTCGCCTGTGATCTGGCCGGCACCCGGGACTGGGGTTCGTTGCCGGGCCTGTTCCGCTCCTCGGCACATCGGTTCGCCGATCGCACGGCACTCACCGATCTCGAGGGTGCGTCCCTCACGTACGCCGAGCTCGACGCACGGTCCGACGCGGTCGCACGTGGTCTGCGGGCATCGGGTGCTGGACCGGAGACCCTGGTCGGTGTGGCTCTGCCACGCAACGCCGAGTTGATCATCGCGCTGCTGGGAGTCCTGAAGTCCGGCGCCGCCTATCTGCCCCTGGACCGGTCGCATCCGCTCGACCGGCTCGGGGCGATCGTCGACGACGCGCACCCGGTGGTCGTGCTGACCGATGCCGACACCACCCATGAGTGGGCCGAGCTGGACGCGCCGCTGTCCACGGTCGCCGACGTGGTCTCCCGTGCCGACGACGCCTCAGGTGGCTTCGCGTCACTTCCCGAGGTCATCGACCCGCGACACCCCGCGTACGTCATGTACACCTCGGGGTCGACCGGAAAACCCAAGGGCGTCGTGGTCACGCACGGCGGTGTGGTGACCCTGCTCTCGGCCATGGGCCGGCAGTACGAGTTCTCCGAGAACGAGGTCTGGACGATGTTCCAGTCGTACGCCTTCGACGTGTCGGTCGGCGAGATCTGGGCCGCGTTGTCCTTCGGTGGACGACTCGTCGTGCTCGATTACCTGACCACCCGTTCGCCGGCGGACTTCGTCGACGTGCTCGAACGGGAACAGGTCACCGTCGTGAACCTGACCCCGTCGGCCTTCTACCAGCTCGCCGGCGCGGTCCGTCCGCCGGCGAACGGCATTCTGGCGCAGAGCATCCGGTACATGATCTTCGCCGGTGAGGCCCTGGATTTCGAACAGGTACGACGCTGGCACACCGACCGCCGGGCCCTCGACGGGAACGACGGACCGCAGCTGAACAACATGTACGGTCCGACCGAGACGACGGTGTACACCACGAGGCGCATCCTCACACCGGAGTTCGTTGCGGCCACCAACGCCAGTGACATCGGCACGCCGATCGAGGGCACACGCACCTACGTACTCGACAGCCGGCTGCGCAAGGTGCCCGAGGGGGTCCCGGGTGACCTGTACATCGCCGGTGACCAGCTCTCCCGTGGTTACTCCGGTCGGTTCGCGCTCAACGCAACCCGCTTCGTCGCCGACCCGTTCGGTCCCGAGGGTTCCCGGATGTACCAGACGGGTGACGTCGCGGTCATCCGCAACGGGTCGCTGGAGTTCATCGGTCGCAGCGACAGCCAGGTGAAGCTGCGCGGTTTCCGCATCGAACTCGGAGAGGTGGAGGCGGCGCTGCTCGCCCACGCCGGCGTGAATGCCGCTGCCGCAACGATCTACGAGCGCGAAGGCTACACAGCGCAGCTCGTGGGCTATGTCGTCGGCGCGGCCGCCGACGGCGGCCAGATCGACGGGTTGGATGTCAAGGCCGCGGTCGCAGCCAAGGTGCCCGACTACATGGTCCCTGACGTCATCATGGTCCTCGACCAGCTGCCGCTGAACGTCAACGGCAAGCTGGACCGGAAAGCGTTGCCCAAGCCGGTGATCGAGGCCAGGGCCGAGTACGAGCCGCCGGCCGACGACACCGAACGTGCGCTCGTCGAGGTGTTCACCGCCGTTCTCGGGCTCGAGGACATCAGCGTCACCGAGTCCGTGTTCGACGTGGGCGGCAACTCGCTGGTCGCCGCTCAGATCGTGGGCCGGGCATGCGAGGTCCTCAATGTCGACCTCAACATGCGCGATCTCTTCGAGGCGCCCACCGTCCGCGGCCTGGCGGCCCGCGTGAAGGACGCGGCCCCCGGACTCGACCCGATCACTCCGGCGGATCCCCGCCCGGACGTCATCCCGCTGTCGTTCTCGCAGCAGCGGATGTGGTTCATCAACCAGTTCGACCCGTCGCTGCCGACGTACAACATCCCGGTCCTGCTCAAGATCACCGGCGATCTCGACGTCGATGCGCTGCGTGCCGCCGTCGTCGATCTGATCGACCGCCAGGATGTCCTGCGAACAGTCTTCCCGGCCACCGACGGGCGGCCCGGCCAGGTGGTCATGCCGCTCGCGGAGGCCGAAGCGGTTCTCGACTGGCTGGTCACCGACTCGTCGGAGGCATTCGAGTCCGCGGTCTCCGCAGGCTTCGACGTCACCGAACAGCTGCCGGTCCGTGTTGCCGTGCTGCGCAACGGCGCCGAGGAAACGGTCCTCGGTGTCGTGGTGCACCACATCGCGGCCGATGGCGAGTCGATGCGACCCCTGGTCGCCGACCTGCTCACCGCCTACACCGCGCGGGTGGAGTCCCGGTCGCCCGAATTCGCGCCGCTCGCAGTGCAATTCGCCGACTACGCGCTGTGGCAGCATCGTGTGCTGGGGGGCACCGCCGACCCGGCTTCGCTGGTGGCCGGTCAGCTCCGCTTCTGGACCGACCGGCTGGCCGACCTCCCCGACGTCATCGACCTGCCCACCGACCGGGAGCGGCCCCGTGTCGCGACCAACCGCGGTGACCGCATCGCCTTCGACGTGCCTGCCGAGGTGGTCGACCGGGTCGAGGAGATCGCGCGGATCAGCGGTGCCACACCGTTCATGGTCGCCCACGCCGCACTGGCCGTGCTGCTGTCACGGCTGGCGGCCACCGACGACGTGGCCATCGCCACCCCGATCGCGGGTCGCACGCATGCAGTGGTCGAGCCGCTCATCGGCATGTTCGTCAACACGCTGGTGCTCCGCACCGGTGTCGACCCCGACGTGTCCTTCCTCGACTTCCTCGACGAGGTCCGTGCTGCCGATCTGGACGCCTTCGCCAACGGCGACGTCCCGTTCGAGACGCTTGTCGAAACCCTTGCGCCGGTTCGTAGTGAGGCGTTCGCACCGCTCGCGCAGGTGATGCTGTCGTTCGATCCCGCCCGATCGGCCCACACGCTGGACGCGACGATCGGCGGACTGCAGTTCACCGAGATCGAGCCGCCGGTCATCCCGGCCCAGTACGACCTCACGGTCGGACTGAACTCGCTCGACGACGGACGCTGGTCCGGCTTCGTCACCTTCGCCACCGATCTCTTCGATCCGGCCACGGCCGAGCTCATCGCACGACGTTTCGTCCGGGTGCTCGACGGACTCACCTCGGCGCCGCGGATGTCGGTCGGCGACGCACCGCTGTTCGCCGACGACGAGGCGACGGCAGTCGCAGCACTCGAGAACGGCTCGCCGACAACAGGTTCAGCCGGGATCGCCGGCTTGACGTCCCTTGCGGACGGGCTGTCGCGCGCCGTCGCCGAGTACGGCGCGCAACCCGCATTGATCCACAACGGCCGCATTGTCACCTTCGCCGAGTTCGGTGCTCGGGTGTGGGGGTTGGCGCGTGAGTTGATTTCGGTGGGTGTGGGGCCCGATGTTGCTGTGGGTGTGGTGATTCCGCGGTCGGTGGAGTTGTTGGTGGCGGTTCATGCGGTGGTTGCTGCTGGTGGGCAGTATGTGCCGGTGGATCCGGATGCGCCGGCTGATCGTGTGGGTTACATGTTGGAGACGGCGGGTGTGTCGGTGGTGTTGGTGGCCGATGGGTTGCCGGTGCCGTCGGTGGTTGCTGGTGTTGATGGTGTGTCGGTGGTGTCGGTGGTGTCGGTGGATGCGTCGGGTTCGTTTGATGCTGGGGTTTCTCCGGTGACCGATGCTGATCGTGTTGCGCCGTTGGGTGTTGATGATGCGTTGTACACGTTGTTCACGTCGGGGTCGACGGGGCGGCCGAAGGGTGTGACGGTGTCGCATCGGTCGGTGCTGAATCGGTTGGCGTGGATGGATGCGTGGTATCCGGTGTCGGGGTCGGATCGGGTGTTGCAGAAGACGCCGGTGACGTTTGATGTGTCGGTGTGGGAGTTGTTCTGGCCGTTGGTGTCTGGTGTTCCGTTGGTGATTGCGGAGCCGGGGCGTCATGGTGATCCGGAGTATTTGCGTGAGGTGATTGTCGGCAACGGGGTGTCGGTGGTGCATTTTGTGCCGTCGATGTTGTCGGCGTTTGTTGATGTGTTGGGTGATCGGTTGGTGGAGTTGGCGTCGTTGCGGCATGTGTTTGCTTCGGGTGAGGCGTTGGCGCCGTCGGTGGCTGATGGGTTGTTGTCGCGGTTGCCGGGTGTTGGTCTGCATAATTTGTATGGGCCGACCGAGGCTGCGGTGGATGTGACGGCGTATTCGGTGCAGGCCGGTGATGTGGTGGTGCCGATTGGTTCACCGGTGCCCAATACGGTGACGCGGGTGTTGGATTCGCGGTTGGCGCGGGTTCCGGTGGGGGTGCCGGGTGAGTTGTATCTCGGTGGTGTGCAGGTGGCGCGGGGGTATGCGGCGCGGCCTGATCTGACTGCGGAGCGTTTTGTTGCTGATCCGTTCGGTGGGCCGGGGGAGCGGTTGTATCGGACTGGTGATTTGGTGCGGTGGAATGCTTCGGGTGAGTTGGAGTATTTGGGGCGTACCGATTTTCAGGTGAAGTTGCGTGGTCAGCGGTTGGAGCTTGGTGAGGTTGAGGCTGCGGTGGCGGCGGCGCCGGGTGTGGTGCATGCGGCGGCGGTGGTGGCCTCCTCTGCTGGTGGGCAGCAGTTGGTGGGGTATGTGGCGCCGGCTGATGTGGATGTGGATGTGGTTGCCGGGTCGGTGGCTGCGGTGTTGCCGGGGTATATGTGTCCGTCGGTGTGGGTGCGGTTGGATGTGATGCCGTTGACCTCGTCGGGCAAGGTGGATCGTCGGGCGTTGCCTGCGCCGGTGTTCGAGGCTGTCGAGTATGTGGCTCCGGCTTCGGATGCTGAGGAGCGGGTTGCGGCGGTGTTTGCGACGTTGCTTGATGCTGAGCGTGTTTCGGTGACCGAGTCGTTCTTCGATTTGGGTGGTAACTCGTTGTCGGCGATGCGTTTGGTGGCGCGGGTGTCGGATGCGTTGGGTGTGCAGGTCGGTATTCGGGATGTGTTCGATGCGCCGTCGGTGCGTGAACTCGTTGCCGCGGTGGCCGATCGCCGTCCTGCTCTGCCGCCGGTGGCGCCGGTCGATTCGCGACCTGCCCGGATCCCGTTGTCGTTCGCGCAGCAGCGCATGTGGTTCATCAACCAGATGGAACCGGACCTGGCGACATACAACATCCCGGCCGTGTTCACCCTGTCCGGCGAGATCGACATCGACCTCCTGCGGACTGCGACCGCCGATGTCGTAGCCCGACACGAGATCCTCCGGACGACCTTCCCGGCCGTCGACGGTCTGCCGTATCAGCAGATCGACACGCCCGCGGCCATCGCCGAACGCCTGGACTGGCGGGTCATGACGTCCGCCGACGAACTCGCAGCCGACATGCGGCGCGGGTTCGACGTCGCGCACGAGTGGCCCCTGCGTGCCCGCGTGCTGCGCACTGGTGACGGACAGGCGACCCTCGCCCTCGTCGCCCATCACATCGCCTTCGACGGCCAGTCATTCGGGCCGCTCGCAACCGACCTCTTCGCCGCGTACGAAGCTCGTAGCCGCGGCGCAGCACCGGAATTCGCACCTCTCGACATCCAGTTCGCCGACTACGCGCTGTGGCAGCGCGACGTTCTCGGCGCGCCCGAGGATCCGAATTCGGTACTCGGCGGTCAGCTCGCCTACTGGCGGGACCGACTCGCGGGACTGCCGGATGTCCTCGAACTGCCCGCCGACCGGGCCCGGCCGCTCATCGCCAGCCACCGGGGCGACGTGCTCACCTTCGACATTCCTGCCGACATCGGCCACCGTGTCGACGCCATCGCCACCCGACACGGTGCCACTCGGTTCATGGTGCTGCACGCGGCGTTCGCAGTCTTGCTCGGCCGGCTGACTGGCACCCAAGACATCGCGGTCGGTACTCCGATCGGTGGTCGCGGGCAGAGCGAGCTGGATGCGATGGTCGGTATGTTCGTCAACACCCTCGTGCTGCGTACCGAGATCGACTCCGCCAGCAGTTTCGACGCAGTTCTGGACCGGGTCCGCGCCGACGACCTAGATGCCTTCGCACACTCGGAGGTGCCGTTCGAGTCGGTGGTCGATGCGGTCAACCCCGTTCGCTCCGAGGCCTTCTCGCCTCTGGTCCAGGTCATCCTGTCGGTCGATCCGATCGGCGCCGACGTGACCGCCACCGCCACGGTCAACGGCCTGACGGTCGCCCCGGTGGCGATCACCGAGGCCCCCGCCCAGGTCGACCTGAACCTGACCGTCTCCACCGGTTCCGCCGACCAGGACTGGTCCGGCATCCTGACGTACGCCACCGATCTGTTCGACCAGGGAACGGTCGACGAGATGTCCCGATGGTTCCTCCGCCTGCTCGACGGCATGCTCTCGTCGCAGCAGACCGCCGTCGGCGACATCCGGCTCCTCGCAGACGAACAGGATCAGGCACTCCTCGCCCGATCCGTCGGTCCGGCGGCGTCCGCAGCCGATGAGACGATTGCCGATCTCGTCCGTGCCCGCGTGGCCGACTCGGCGTCCTCGATCGCGCTCGTGACGGGCGACCGCACGCTCACCTACGAGGAATTCGGGCTCCGCGTCGCCGCGGTCGCACGTACTCTGATCGCCGCGGGCGTCGGCCCCGACACGGCCGTAGGCGTCGTCATGCGCCGGTCGGTCGGCACTGTCATCGCGGTGCACGCCATCATGGCGGCCGGCGGCCAGTACGTGCCCATCGATCCCGACACCCCGGCCGACCGTGCGCGGTACATGGTCGAGACCGCCGGGATAGGACCCGTCCTCGTGGAGAAGGGGCACCGTCCCGCCGATGTTCTCGACGTGCTCGATGGGCGGTCGCCGATCATCGAACTCGATGCCGACGCCCCACTCCCCGCCGACGCGACCCCGTTGGCTGCCTCCGAACGACTCGCCACACTGCGTCTCGACGATGCCGCCTACACGTTGTTCACCTCCGGCTCGACCGGAAGGCCGAAGGGCGTCACCATCTCGCACCGGGCGGTCGCCAACTTCGTCGCCTGGTTCGACTCGCTGATCCCGGCCGGACCTCAACGACTTCTGTTCAAGACACCGCACACGTTCGACGCGTCGGTCCTGGAACTGTTCTGGCCGCTGACAACCGGGCAGACGGTGGTGGTCGCAGATGCCGAAGGTCACCGCGACCCGAACTACCTCGCCGACCTCATGGCCGAAACCGGCGTGACCGTTGCCCAGTTCGTGCCGTCTCTGCTCTCGGTGTTCCTCGACGTCGTGGACCGGCCGGATCTGCTCACCGGACTACAGATGCTGTTCAGCGGCGGCGAGGCGCTTCCCCCGGCGGTACTCCGGCGTTTCACCGAGCGCGTGCCCCATGCCCGGGTGGTCAACCTGTTCGGTCCCACCGAAGCTGCCGTTTACACGATGTCCTCGGCACTCGACGAACCGGCCGACGTCGTCCCGATCGGGCGGCCCATGCCGAACACCACCGCCTACGTGCTCGATGACCGGCTGCACCCGGTGCCCGACGGGGTGGCCGGCGAACTCTACCTCGGTGGTGTCCAGTCTGCGCGCGGTTATGCGGCGCGACCGGACCTGACCGCGGAGCGCTTCGTCGCGGATCCGTTCGGCGCACCCGGAGCGCGGCTGTACCGGACCGGCGACCTGGTCCGCCGTCGGCGTACCGGCGAACTGGATTACCTGGGCCGCACCGACTTCCAGGTGAAGTTGCGTGGTCAGCGACTCGAGCTCGGTGAGGTCGAGTCGGCGATCGCCGATGCGCCCGGAGTAGTCCACGCCGCGGCCCGTGTGGTCGCCGGACCCGGCGGGGACCAGCTCGTCGGCTACATCGCCCCCGCGACGGTGGACGTGGAAGCCGTACGGGTATCGCTCGCCGACTCACTTGCCGAGTACATGAGACCCACCGCATGGGTGCTCCTCGACGAGATGCCGCTGAACTCCGCAGGAAAGGTCGATCGTCGCGCGCTTCCCGAGCCCGAACTCGAGGCCGCCGAGTACGTCGCCCCGGCCACCGAAGCCGAGGCAACCCTCGCCGAGGTGTTCGCCGGTCTGCTCGATGTCGACCAGGTCAGTGTCACCCAGTCGTTCTTCGATCTGGGCGGCAACTCGTTGTCGGCGATGCGTTTGGTGGCGCGGGTGTCGGATGCGTTGGGTGTGCAGGTCGGTATTCGGGATGTGTTCGATGCGCCGTCGGTGCGTGAACTCGTTGCCGCGGTGGCCGATCGTGCTGCGGCGTTGCCGCCGGTGACCGCCGTGGAGTGGCGGCCGGTTCGTGTTCCGTTGTCGTTCGCACAGCAGCGGATGTGGTTCATCAACCAGCTTGATTCGTCGAGCGGGATGTACAACATTCCGCTGGTGCTGCGGGTCAGTGGTGAGCTGGATGTGGTGGCGTTGCGGGCGGCGGTGGGTGATGTGGTTGCGCGTCACGAGACGTTGCGGACGACCTTCCCGAGTGCTGATGGGGAGCCGTTCCAGTTTGTCCACGCCGTGGACGAGATCGACGGTCGCTTGGATTGGCGGCAGGTGGAGTCGGTTGCAGATGTCGAGTCTGCGGTCGCTAGCGGGTTCTCGCTGGATCGTGATTGGCCGGTGCGGGCTCGTGTCTGGGAATCTGAACCGGGGGAGCACGTGGTCGCGGTGGTGATGCATCACATCGCTTCTGACGGTGAATCGTTGGGGCCGCTGGTGTCGGATTTGGTTTCGGCCTATCTTGCGCGGTCGAGTGGTGGGTCGCCGACGTTTGCGCCGTTGGATGTGCAGTATGCCGACTTCGCCCTGTGGCAGCGTGAGGTGTTGGGTTCGCCGGACGATCCGTCGGCAGTGGTCGGTCGTCAGCTCGGGTATTGGACCGGCCAACTGGCGGGTTTGCCGGATGTGTTGGAGTTGCCGACGGATCGGCCGCGGCCGCAGGTGGCGTCCGGGCGTGGTGTGCGAACAGCTTTCGAGGTTCCGTCCGGGGTATCCGAGCGCGTTCGAAAGCTTGCTGATGCCAACGGGGTCACTCCGTTCATGGTGCTGCATGCAGCTCTCGCGGTCACGTTGTCGAGGTTGAGCGGTACCGATGACATCGCCATCGGTACCCCAATTGCGGGGCGCGGTCAGCAGGGGCTCGATCCGTTGATCGGTATGTTCGTCAACACTCTTGTGCTGCGTACCGAGGTGGATGGGGGCGTTCCTTCGTCGAGTTGCTCGACCATGTTCATACCGTTGATGTGA